One Sulfolobus sp. S-194 DNA segment encodes these proteins:
- a CDS encoding thiamine pyrophosphate-binding protein produces the protein MSQPKRKEETIGRETKGDEAIAYTFKELEIKEIFSSYTLPSFLAERLKQYEININYTSNAREAVMLADSFAREYNTLGVVLQSPGVYLTEAIDIIAQAFMDSVPLLLVSTLRSYRDTGRSRIAELKNQDDLMNILAPITKMRERVVSIEEIIITIEKGYKEALSNRNRPVYIEIAEDLFRLKAYPLSPAEQKPEKKTPDKTTVAKVAEILSNSKSLVIIAGYGVLASNSFTELKELAELLDAPVIATFRSKGVLPASHPLYAGEGLGLFATEEGGRLLDEADLILALGTRFTQLSTAGWSMKFKGYLVHNNVDGEDIGKVFIPQMPVVADTGLFLKELLTQLKAKIKEPVKRGSADKIKIYRKIHILDSHGGLWPYDVVRVIQQFKFDKIFIDLTAPTIDFVRLPIEKPFSWITSESLLERNIAVSGIVRAPNNKILGITDLQGVMQNLSIIQNRLNKSRGVLLILNDNGSTTIDAISSDIPTISRTTSNLDIKDEILEKSLNAKTIQSVNELKMELENLDENKLNVLNIKIEPDYKSVMF, from the coding sequence GTGAGTCAACCCAAAAGAAAGGAGGAGACAATAGGAAGAGAAACAAAAGGAGACGAAGCAATTGCTTATACTTTTAAGGAGTTAGAAATCAAAGAGATATTTTCGTCTTATACTCTTCCATCATTTTTGGCTGAAAGACTTAAACAATACGAAATCAATATAAATTATACGTCAAATGCTAGAGAGGCTGTGATGTTAGCCGATTCCTTTGCAAGGGAATATAATACCCTTGGAGTGGTTTTACAATCTCCTGGTGTTTATTTAACAGAGGCTATTGATATAATAGCACAAGCATTTATGGACTCTGTACCACTTCTGCTTGTTTCAACTCTAAGATCATATAGAGACACTGGTAGAAGTAGAATCGCTGAGTTAAAGAACCAAGATGATTTAATGAATATATTAGCTCCTATAACAAAGATGCGTGAAAGAGTTGTTAGTATAGAAGAAATTATAATAACTATAGAGAAAGGTTACAAGGAAGCATTAAGTAATAGAAATAGACCAGTTTATATAGAAATAGCAGAAGATTTATTTAGGTTGAAAGCCTATCCTTTATCTCCTGCTGAGCAGAAGCCAGAAAAGAAAACTCCGGATAAGACCACAGTAGCAAAGGTTGCAGAAATATTATCAAATTCGAAGTCACTAGTAATTATTGCTGGTTATGGTGTTTTAGCTTCTAACTCTTTTACTGAATTAAAAGAGCTTGCTGAATTATTAGATGCACCAGTCATAGCTACTTTTAGAAGCAAAGGAGTATTACCAGCATCACATCCACTTTATGCTGGTGAAGGATTAGGTTTATTTGCTACAGAAGAAGGAGGCAGACTACTTGATGAAGCCGATTTGATACTAGCTCTAGGAACAAGATTTACACAACTGTCTACAGCAGGCTGGTCAATGAAATTCAAAGGCTATCTTGTTCATAATAATGTTGATGGTGAAGATATAGGCAAAGTTTTTATTCCGCAAATGCCAGTAGTAGCAGATACGGGATTATTCTTAAAAGAGCTACTAACACAACTTAAGGCTAAAATTAAGGAACCCGTAAAGAGAGGTTCCGCTGATAAGATAAAGATATATAGAAAAATACACATTTTAGATTCTCATGGAGGTTTATGGCCTTATGATGTAGTAAGGGTTATACAGCAATTTAAATTTGATAAGATTTTCATAGATCTAACTGCTCCCACAATAGATTTTGTAAGATTACCTATAGAGAAGCCTTTTAGTTGGATAACTAGTGAATCCTTACTAGAAAGAAATATAGCTGTTAGTGGTATCGTAAGAGCACCAAACAATAAGATTTTAGGAATTACAGATTTACAAGGGGTAATGCAAAACCTATCAATTATTCAAAATAGGTTGAATAAGAGCCGTGGAGTTCTACTAATATTAAATGATAATGGAAGTACAACAATAGACGCAATCTCATCTGATATTCCAACTATAAGTAGAACTACTTCAAACCTTGATATTAAAGATGAAATTCTAGAGAAAAGTCTGAATGCAAAAACAATACAGAGTGTTAATGAGCTAAAAATGGAATTAGAAAACTTAGATGAAAATAAATTAAACGTACTAAATATAAAGATTGAACCAGATTATAAATCTGTAATGTTCTAA
- a CDS encoding nucleotidyltransferase: MIPFSKIGDILAEIKGLTDFVIIGDTIVDLSLGRKGTDSDVDLFMLGLSVLVDEDKIREFAFERGWDFGKTPIDTPRIIASVDDDQLQIDMYENIQDFFVPEEIISSAIEMRVGKEKFKIIRLEDYILLKANAFREEDEDELKTIVYLIGEGKLNIDKKYLESHIDLFEENSKSIRDRLALIGIKI, from the coding sequence GTGATTCCTTTTTCAAAAATAGGAGATATATTGGCTGAAATAAAAGGATTAACAGATTTTGTAATAATCGGTGATACCATAGTAGATTTGAGTTTAGGTAGAAAGGGTACCGATAGTGATGTTGATCTCTTTATGCTTGGCTTAAGTGTATTAGTTGATGAAGATAAAATACGTGAATTCGCTTTTGAGAGAGGTTGGGATTTCGGTAAAACACCTATAGATACACCTAGAATTATAGCTTCAGTCGACGATGACCAGTTACAAATAGATATGTATGAAAATATTCAAGATTTTTTTGTCCCTGAAGAAATAATAAGCAGCGCCATTGAAATGAGAGTAGGCAAAGAGAAATTTAAGATAATAAGACTAGAAGATTACATTTTACTCAAAGCTAATGCTTTTAGAGAAGAAGATGAGGACGAATTGAAAACCATAGTTTACTTAATAGGTGAAGGAAAACTTAATATAGATAAAAAATACTTAGAGTCTCATATAGATCTTTTTGAAGAAAATTCAAAAAGTATACGAGA